One genomic window of Solea solea chromosome 12, fSolSol10.1, whole genome shotgun sequence includes the following:
- the LOC131469819 gene encoding calcium and integrin-binding protein 1-like, producing MGTTASQLGKDLLSEYQELTFLTKQEILLAHKRFTELLSKEEKDLPNTRVSMERILALPELKSNPFRERICHVFSTSAHQDGSLTFEDFLDLLSAFSDSATLEIKSHYAFRIFDFDDDGTLDCGDLEKLVNCLTGETDDTRLSPEEMRQLINNILEESDIDKDGTVNLSEFQHVISRSPDFVSSFKIVL from the exons ATGGGAACGACGGCAAGTCAACTTGGGAAGGATTTGCTCTCAGAATATCAA gAACTGACATTCTTGACAAAACAGGAAATTCTTCT cGCTCACAAGAGATTCACTGAACTGCTCTCCAAAGAAGAGAAAGACCTTCCAAACACCAGAGTATCAATGGAGAGGATTCTTGCTCTGCCAGAACTCAAG TCCAATCCTTTCAGGGAAAGAATCTGCCATGTATTTTCCACAAGTGCACATCAAGATGGAAGTCTCACGTTTGAGGACTTTCTGGATCTTTTAAGTGCATTCAGCGACTCTGCTACTCTGGAAATCAAATCCCACTATGCATTCCGTATATTTG acTTTGACGATGATGGAACCCTCGACTGTGGTGATCTTGAGAAGCTGGTGAACTGTCTGACCGGGGAGACTGACGACACAAGGCTTAGTCCAGAGGAAATGCGACAGCTCATCAACAAT ATTCTCGAAGAGTCCGACATCGACAAGGATGGAACGGTGAACCTCTCAGAGTTCCAGCATGTCATTTCAAGATCACCAGACTTTGTCAG TTCTTTCAAGATTGTGCTGTGA
- the LOC131469815 gene encoding RCC1 domain-containing protein 1-like, whose product MRWFGFGFNAFEQIRVHGELEEGAGGDVKVSSPTELRSRVETSGCCLRTTHIRASWSRRASLHLDGDGFVCLAGFGALASAESCGVSLAESHSCKDAFITEHHLTLVFPDRIETWDLQKRGAAPKWTMEIEAQSESSGSPQSLPLVPGGYIASKPPLYRSLSPHLKAKSLALGAEHAILLCATGAVYTWGLGSHGQLGHGGLTSEEDPKAVEALWGMTMSCVATGGWHSVCISDGGDLYVWGWNESGQLGLPSRGLRKALQQQSSQQTDVHISPGKEPQEGEKHEEVFISIQSFPALLDVTPSCEIRTASCGSRHTAAVTTTGDLYTWGWGEYGQLGHQTLISSDEPQRVEFFRGQQMRVVDVVCGTWNTFAAAIKEEVASF is encoded by the exons ATGCGGTGGTTCGGCTTCGGCTTCAACGCGTTTGAACAGATACGTGTTCATGGGGAATTAGAGGAAGGAGCAGGGGGCGACGTTAAAGTGAGCAGTCCGACAGAGCTGAGGAGTCGTGTGGAAACAAGTGGCTGCTGTTTGAGGACCACTCACATCAGAGCGAGCTGGAGCAGGAGAGCGTCTCTGCATTTGGATG GTGACGGCTTTGTGTGCCTCGCAGGGTTCGGGGCTCTCGCCTCTGCTGAGTCCTGTGGTGTTTCTCTGGCAGAGAGTCACAGCTGTAAAGATGCCTTCATCACTGAACACCACCTGACCCTAGTTTTCCCAGACAGGATTGAGACCTGGGACCTCCAGAAGAGAGGGGCGGCTCCAAAATGGACCATGGAGATAGAGGCCCAATCCGAGAGCTCAG GATCCCCTCAGAGTCTCCCATTGGTCCCTGGGGGTTATATTGCCTCGAAACCACCACTTTACCGCTCCTTATCGCCGCACCTGAAAGCCAAGAGTCTGGCTTTGGGAGCAGAGCATGCCATTCTTCTCTGTGCCACAGGAGCTGTGTACACATGGGGACTGGGCAG TCATGGGCAGTTGGGGCACGGAGGCCTCACGTCTGAGGAGGATCCCAAGGCAGTGGAGGCTCTCTGGGGAATGACTATGAGCTGTGTTGCTACAGGAGGATGGCACTCTGTCTGCATTAGTG ATGGTGGTGATCTTTATGTGTGGGGCTGGAATGAGAGCGGTCAGCTCGGACTCCCATCACGAGGTCTGAGGAAAGCACTGCAGCAGCAAAGTAGCCAACAAACAG ATGTCCACATATCTCCTGGCAAAGAGCCACAAGAGGGAGAGAAGCATGAAGAGGTATTCATATCCATCCAGTCATTCCCGGCTCTGCTCGACGTCACTCCCTCGTGTGAAATCAGGACAGCAAGCTGTGGCTCCCGCCACACAGCTGCTGTGACAA CCACAGGTGACCTCTACACTTGGGGCTGGG GTGAATATGGCCAACTTGGACACCAAACTTTAATCAGTTCAGATGAGCCCCAGAGGGTTGAGTTCTTCAGAGGGCAGCAGATGCGAGTTGTTGATGTGGTGTGTGGGACATGGAACACATTTGCTGCTGCCATCAAAGAGGAAGTAGCtagcttttaa
- the unc45a gene encoding protein unc-45 homolog A isoform X2 translates to MSESDKQMPAAMKEEGNSLFKAGDMQGAVGCYTRALKQSESQADRAILYRNRSACYLKLEDYSKAEADASKALDTDPGDVKARFRRAQAFQKLGRLDQAFLDAQRCAQLEPKNKAFQDLLRQLGAQIHQKSAQSNSTDARVQQMFSLLLDASAKESDRQKAAQNLVVLAREEAGAEQIFRNDGVKLIQKLLLSKQEELVLSALRTLVGLCTGHQSRTMAIVNELGMEQLCTVMGSGASTVSLAACHLLQVMFEALTEGMKREVRGKDEAILPEPSKELRSMLGHLLGMLPASNVSGPGRDSAINLLVKQVPRKSLKNPDNSLTLSVIDQGLKKILEVAGTVVELSEGLPLTDNTHMSCSVLLSKLYDDLKSEKERENFYKLCEEYVQQHFSQSGLNAKLRAIQTVSALLQGPSDVGNRTLELSGMMDAVISLCASEDVTHQQVAVEALIHAAGKAKRASFITANGVALLKDLYKKSENDRIRVRALVGLCKLGSAGGTDFSMKQFAEGSTLKLAKQCRKWLCNESLPPTSRRWSVEGLAYLTFDADVKEDLVEDKSALLAMFELAKSEDKTVLFAVGSTLVNCTNSYEVEKPDPQMVELAKYAKQHVPEDHPKDAPSYVEKRLVKLLEAGVVSALVCMVKHESPALTEACRECIARVFLALVQRQEDRGTVVAQGGGKALIPLASDNTDAGKVKAAQALAKITITSNPEIAFPGERIYEVVRPLISLLSLECTLLQNFEALMALTNLAGISDRLRQKITKEKALPKIEGYMFEEHELVRASATECMCNLVLNEEVQKLYLATGNDRLKLLVLYSGEDDERLRRAAAGTLAMLTAEQPEICARIPGTTTHWLEIMQALLLSEISDLRHRGVVIVQNLMQAEKSLAETIMESEALEILSVLAKGGEDTAKQVSKIAQSCLDKAVEYGIIKNREGREKDKGTEP, encoded by the exons ATGAGCGAGAGTGACAAACAAATG CCTGCAGCCATGAAGGAAGAGGGCAACTCTCTGTTCAAGGCAGGAGACATGCAGGGAGCTGTCGGCTGTTACACCAGAGCACTGAAGCAGAGTGAAAGCCAAGCAGACAGAGCTATTCTCTACCGCAACCGCTCAGCCTGCTACCTCAAACTGGAGGATTACAGCAAGGCGGAGGCTGATGCCTCCAAAG CTCTTGATACTGACCCGGGTGATGTCAAAGCCAGGTTCAGGAGAGCTCAGGCTTTCCAGAAACTTGGTCGGCTTGACCAGGCCTTTCTGGATGCTCAGCGGTGTGCTCAGCTGGAGCCCAAAAACAAAGCCTTCCAGGATTTGCTCAGACAGCTAGGAGCCCAGATCCATCAGAAG TCAGCACAATCAAATTCCACAGATGCCCGTGTGCAGCAGATGTTCTCCCTCCTCTTGGATGCTTCTGCAAAAGAGTCAGATCGACAGAAG GCTGCTCAGAACCTTGTGGTGTTGGCTCGAGAAGAGGCAGGAGCTGAGCAGATCTTCCGCAACGATGGAGTGAAGCTGATTCAGAAACTTCTCCTGTCAAAGCAGGAGGAGCTAGTCCTTTCTGCTCTGAGGACACTGGTTGGTTTGTGTACAGGGCATCAGTCCAGA ACTATGGCTATAGTGAATGAGTTGGGAATGGAGCAGCTGTGCACAGTAATGGGATCGGGGGCCTCCACTGTGTCTCTGGCTGCCTGCCACCTACTGCAGGTGATGTTTGAGGCTTTAACTGAGGGGATGAAAAGAGAGGTCAGAGGGAAAGATGAAGCCATACTCCCTG AGCCGTCCAAGGAGCTACGCTCGATGTTGGGGCATCTCTTGGGGATGTTGCCAGCATCTAATGTGTCAGGACCAGGCAGAGACAGTGCCATCAACCTCCTGGTCAAACAAGTTCCCCGCAAGTCTTTGAAAAACCCAGACAATTCCCTCACATTGTCAGTAATAGACCAGG GGCTGAAGAAAATCCTGGAGGTGGCTGGGACAGTAGTTGAGCTCTCAGAGGGACTACCTCTTACAGATAACACCCACATGAGCTGTTCTGTTTTGCTTAGCAAACTCTATGATGACCTTAAGAGTGAAAAGGAGCGGGAGAACTTCTACAAACTTTGTGAAGAATATGTTCA GCAGCACTTCAGTCAATCCGGGCTGAATGCCAAGTTGCGAGCCATCCAGACTGTATCGGCCCTCCTGCAAGGACCTAGTGATGTGGGCAACAGAACTCTGGAATTGTCGGGAATGATGGACGCTGTGATCTCTCTGTGTGCCTCTGAAGATGTAACTCACCAGCAGGTAGCGGTGGAGGCTCTGATTCATGCTGCTGGCAAGGCCAAGAGAGCCTCCTTCATCACAGCTAATGGAGTGGCACTTCTGAAGGACCTGTATAAGAAGAGTGAGAATGACAGGATACGTGTGAGAGCCTTAGTG GGTTTGTGCAAACTTGGATCGGCAGGAGGGACAGATTTCAGCATGAAGCAGTTTGCAGAGGGATCCACACTAAAGCTTGCCAAGCAGTGCAGGAA GTGGCTATGTAATGAGTCTCTGCCTCCAACCTCCCGTCGCTGGTCTGTAGAAGGCCTTGCCTACCTCACCTTTGATGCTGATGTGAAGGAGGACTTGGTGGAAGACAAGAGTGCTTTGCTGGCCATGTTTGAACTAGCAAAG TCAGAGGATAAGACAGTGCTCTTTGCTGTGGGCTCCACATTAGTGAATTGCACCAACAGCTATGAAGTGGAGAAGCCAGATCCTCAGATGGTGGAGTTGGCCAAATATGCAAAGCAGCATGTGCCTGAGGATCACCCTAAG GATGCACCATCTTATGTGGAGAAAAGGCTGGTGAAGCTTCTGGAGGCTGGTGTAGTATCTGCACTGGTTTGTATGGTCAAACATGAGAGTCCAGCCCTCACTGAGGCTTGTAGAGAGTGTATCGCCAG GGTGTTCTTGGCTTTGGTGCAACGGCAGGAAGACAGAGGCACTGTGGTGGCACAGGGTGGAGGAAAG GCTCTGATCCCGCTGGCATCTGATAACACGGATGCAGGGAAAGTCAAAGCAGCACAAGCCCTGGCAAAGATAACCATCACATCCAACCCAGAAATTGCCTTTCCAGGAGAAAGG ATCTATGAGGTAGTGCGCCCACTCATCAGTCTACTAAGTCTTGAATGCACCCTGCTGCAGAACTTTGAAGCACTCATGGCTCTCACCAACTTGGCTGGCATCAGTGATAGACTCAG ACAAAAGATCACAAAAGAAAAGGCTCTTCCAAAAATTGAAGGCTACATGTTTGAGGAGCATGAACTGGTTCGAGCCTCAGCCACAGAGTGCATGTGTAATTTGGTTTTAAACGAAGAG GTGCAGAAGCTGTATTTAGCCACAGGGAATGATCGCCTGAAGCTGCTCGTGCTCTACAGTGGCGAGGACGATGAGAGGCTGCGAAGAGCTGCAGCAGGAACTCTAGCAATGCTGACCGCTGAGCAGCCAGAGATCTGCGCCCGCATCCCTGGAACA ACAACCCATTGGCTTGAGATTATGCAGGCACTGCTGCTCAGTGAAATATCTGACCTACGCCATCGTGGAGTGGTCATTGTCCAGAACTTGATGCAGGCAGAGAAAAGCCTGGCTGAGACCATCATGGAGAGCGAAGCTCTGGAGATCCTGTCTGTCCTGGCAAAGGGAGGGGAGGACACGGCAAAGCAGGTTTCAAAGATAGCGCAGAGCTGCCTGGACAAGGCAGTGGAGTACGGCATCATCAAAAACAGGGAAGGAAGGGAAAAGGACAAAGGAACGGAACCCTGA
- the unc45a gene encoding protein unc-45 homolog A isoform X1, whose protein sequence is MSESDKQMQPAAMKEEGNSLFKAGDMQGAVGCYTRALKQSESQADRAILYRNRSACYLKLEDYSKAEADASKALDTDPGDVKARFRRAQAFQKLGRLDQAFLDAQRCAQLEPKNKAFQDLLRQLGAQIHQKSAQSNSTDARVQQMFSLLLDASAKESDRQKAAQNLVVLAREEAGAEQIFRNDGVKLIQKLLLSKQEELVLSALRTLVGLCTGHQSRTMAIVNELGMEQLCTVMGSGASTVSLAACHLLQVMFEALTEGMKREVRGKDEAILPEPSKELRSMLGHLLGMLPASNVSGPGRDSAINLLVKQVPRKSLKNPDNSLTLSVIDQGLKKILEVAGTVVELSEGLPLTDNTHMSCSVLLSKLYDDLKSEKERENFYKLCEEYVQQHFSQSGLNAKLRAIQTVSALLQGPSDVGNRTLELSGMMDAVISLCASEDVTHQQVAVEALIHAAGKAKRASFITANGVALLKDLYKKSENDRIRVRALVGLCKLGSAGGTDFSMKQFAEGSTLKLAKQCRKWLCNESLPPTSRRWSVEGLAYLTFDADVKEDLVEDKSALLAMFELAKSEDKTVLFAVGSTLVNCTNSYEVEKPDPQMVELAKYAKQHVPEDHPKDAPSYVEKRLVKLLEAGVVSALVCMVKHESPALTEACRECIARVFLALVQRQEDRGTVVAQGGGKALIPLASDNTDAGKVKAAQALAKITITSNPEIAFPGERIYEVVRPLISLLSLECTLLQNFEALMALTNLAGISDRLRQKITKEKALPKIEGYMFEEHELVRASATECMCNLVLNEEVQKLYLATGNDRLKLLVLYSGEDDERLRRAAAGTLAMLTAEQPEICARIPGTTTHWLEIMQALLLSEISDLRHRGVVIVQNLMQAEKSLAETIMESEALEILSVLAKGGEDTAKQVSKIAQSCLDKAVEYGIIKNREGREKDKGTEP, encoded by the exons ATGAGCGAGAGTGACAAACAAATG CAGCCTGCAGCCATGAAGGAAGAGGGCAACTCTCTGTTCAAGGCAGGAGACATGCAGGGAGCTGTCGGCTGTTACACCAGAGCACTGAAGCAGAGTGAAAGCCAAGCAGACAGAGCTATTCTCTACCGCAACCGCTCAGCCTGCTACCTCAAACTGGAGGATTACAGCAAGGCGGAGGCTGATGCCTCCAAAG CTCTTGATACTGACCCGGGTGATGTCAAAGCCAGGTTCAGGAGAGCTCAGGCTTTCCAGAAACTTGGTCGGCTTGACCAGGCCTTTCTGGATGCTCAGCGGTGTGCTCAGCTGGAGCCCAAAAACAAAGCCTTCCAGGATTTGCTCAGACAGCTAGGAGCCCAGATCCATCAGAAG TCAGCACAATCAAATTCCACAGATGCCCGTGTGCAGCAGATGTTCTCCCTCCTCTTGGATGCTTCTGCAAAAGAGTCAGATCGACAGAAG GCTGCTCAGAACCTTGTGGTGTTGGCTCGAGAAGAGGCAGGAGCTGAGCAGATCTTCCGCAACGATGGAGTGAAGCTGATTCAGAAACTTCTCCTGTCAAAGCAGGAGGAGCTAGTCCTTTCTGCTCTGAGGACACTGGTTGGTTTGTGTACAGGGCATCAGTCCAGA ACTATGGCTATAGTGAATGAGTTGGGAATGGAGCAGCTGTGCACAGTAATGGGATCGGGGGCCTCCACTGTGTCTCTGGCTGCCTGCCACCTACTGCAGGTGATGTTTGAGGCTTTAACTGAGGGGATGAAAAGAGAGGTCAGAGGGAAAGATGAAGCCATACTCCCTG AGCCGTCCAAGGAGCTACGCTCGATGTTGGGGCATCTCTTGGGGATGTTGCCAGCATCTAATGTGTCAGGACCAGGCAGAGACAGTGCCATCAACCTCCTGGTCAAACAAGTTCCCCGCAAGTCTTTGAAAAACCCAGACAATTCCCTCACATTGTCAGTAATAGACCAGG GGCTGAAGAAAATCCTGGAGGTGGCTGGGACAGTAGTTGAGCTCTCAGAGGGACTACCTCTTACAGATAACACCCACATGAGCTGTTCTGTTTTGCTTAGCAAACTCTATGATGACCTTAAGAGTGAAAAGGAGCGGGAGAACTTCTACAAACTTTGTGAAGAATATGTTCA GCAGCACTTCAGTCAATCCGGGCTGAATGCCAAGTTGCGAGCCATCCAGACTGTATCGGCCCTCCTGCAAGGACCTAGTGATGTGGGCAACAGAACTCTGGAATTGTCGGGAATGATGGACGCTGTGATCTCTCTGTGTGCCTCTGAAGATGTAACTCACCAGCAGGTAGCGGTGGAGGCTCTGATTCATGCTGCTGGCAAGGCCAAGAGAGCCTCCTTCATCACAGCTAATGGAGTGGCACTTCTGAAGGACCTGTATAAGAAGAGTGAGAATGACAGGATACGTGTGAGAGCCTTAGTG GGTTTGTGCAAACTTGGATCGGCAGGAGGGACAGATTTCAGCATGAAGCAGTTTGCAGAGGGATCCACACTAAAGCTTGCCAAGCAGTGCAGGAA GTGGCTATGTAATGAGTCTCTGCCTCCAACCTCCCGTCGCTGGTCTGTAGAAGGCCTTGCCTACCTCACCTTTGATGCTGATGTGAAGGAGGACTTGGTGGAAGACAAGAGTGCTTTGCTGGCCATGTTTGAACTAGCAAAG TCAGAGGATAAGACAGTGCTCTTTGCTGTGGGCTCCACATTAGTGAATTGCACCAACAGCTATGAAGTGGAGAAGCCAGATCCTCAGATGGTGGAGTTGGCCAAATATGCAAAGCAGCATGTGCCTGAGGATCACCCTAAG GATGCACCATCTTATGTGGAGAAAAGGCTGGTGAAGCTTCTGGAGGCTGGTGTAGTATCTGCACTGGTTTGTATGGTCAAACATGAGAGTCCAGCCCTCACTGAGGCTTGTAGAGAGTGTATCGCCAG GGTGTTCTTGGCTTTGGTGCAACGGCAGGAAGACAGAGGCACTGTGGTGGCACAGGGTGGAGGAAAG GCTCTGATCCCGCTGGCATCTGATAACACGGATGCAGGGAAAGTCAAAGCAGCACAAGCCCTGGCAAAGATAACCATCACATCCAACCCAGAAATTGCCTTTCCAGGAGAAAGG ATCTATGAGGTAGTGCGCCCACTCATCAGTCTACTAAGTCTTGAATGCACCCTGCTGCAGAACTTTGAAGCACTCATGGCTCTCACCAACTTGGCTGGCATCAGTGATAGACTCAG ACAAAAGATCACAAAAGAAAAGGCTCTTCCAAAAATTGAAGGCTACATGTTTGAGGAGCATGAACTGGTTCGAGCCTCAGCCACAGAGTGCATGTGTAATTTGGTTTTAAACGAAGAG GTGCAGAAGCTGTATTTAGCCACAGGGAATGATCGCCTGAAGCTGCTCGTGCTCTACAGTGGCGAGGACGATGAGAGGCTGCGAAGAGCTGCAGCAGGAACTCTAGCAATGCTGACCGCTGAGCAGCCAGAGATCTGCGCCCGCATCCCTGGAACA ACAACCCATTGGCTTGAGATTATGCAGGCACTGCTGCTCAGTGAAATATCTGACCTACGCCATCGTGGAGTGGTCATTGTCCAGAACTTGATGCAGGCAGAGAAAAGCCTGGCTGAGACCATCATGGAGAGCGAAGCTCTGGAGATCCTGTCTGTCCTGGCAAAGGGAGGGGAGGACACGGCAAAGCAGGTTTCAAAGATAGCGCAGAGCTGCCTGGACAAGGCAGTGGAGTACGGCATCATCAAAAACAGGGAAGGAAGGGAAAAGGACAAAGGAACGGAACCCTGA